One part of the Streptomyces sp. NBC_00286 genome encodes these proteins:
- a CDS encoding carboxylesterase/lipase family protein, protein MTKSEFPEAMTAAGAVRGRREGGLAVFRGIPYAQPPVGEARFAAPRPADRWDGVREAFAFGPPPPQEPFGPEAAPAGPPPAGDDWLTVNIWTPDADPAARRPVMVWIYGGAYKFGSADDPAYDGSRLARDGDLIVVTLNYRVGIEGFASVEGAPANRALLDQVAALEWVRENITSFGGDPDRVTVFGESAGAGSIAALMAMPRARGLFRRAIAQSVPGTFFSDALAADIAETLAGELGLRPTVADLSGVDPRKLPQAGATLSGRMREYVHRWGPVALTPTPFSPVVDGDVLPTTPWEALAGGAARDVELIAGHNRDEYRLFLMLGGMLGRVDEGLASMALGLFGPTPDAEHAYRAAFPDASAEYLFELVQSDWLFRMPSLHLVEAQVAGGGRAHMYDLTWSAPANGGALGACHGLDVPLAFGVYGGLGGMLTGPAPSPATEALSARFRSAWTAFAATGDPGWAAYDSEQRLVQVLDSEPTVAAYPEEASRRLWERHTFAALPLTTA, encoded by the coding sequence ATGACCAAAAGCGAGTTTCCGGAGGCCATGACGGCGGCCGGTGCGGTCCGTGGCCGCCGTGAGGGCGGCCTGGCAGTCTTTCGCGGCATCCCGTACGCGCAGCCACCGGTGGGCGAGGCACGCTTCGCGGCGCCGCGACCGGCGGACCGTTGGGACGGGGTACGGGAGGCCTTCGCGTTCGGTCCGCCTCCCCCGCAGGAGCCGTTCGGGCCCGAGGCGGCTCCCGCCGGACCCCCTCCGGCAGGTGACGACTGGCTGACGGTCAACATCTGGACGCCGGACGCCGACCCGGCGGCGCGCCGACCGGTGATGGTGTGGATCTACGGGGGCGCCTACAAGTTCGGCTCCGCCGACGACCCCGCCTACGACGGCAGCCGCCTGGCGCGGGACGGCGACCTGATCGTGGTCACTCTCAACTACCGTGTCGGCATCGAGGGGTTCGCCTCGGTCGAGGGCGCTCCCGCGAACCGGGCTCTGCTCGACCAGGTCGCGGCTCTGGAGTGGGTGCGCGAGAACATCACCTCTTTCGGCGGCGACCCCGACCGGGTCACTGTCTTCGGCGAATCGGCCGGCGCCGGGTCCATCGCCGCGCTGATGGCCATGCCCCGGGCGCGGGGACTGTTCCGGCGGGCCATCGCGCAAAGCGTGCCGGGTACCTTCTTCTCGGACGCGCTGGCCGCGGACATCGCCGAGACCTTGGCCGGTGAGCTCGGCCTGCGCCCGACGGTGGCCGACCTGTCCGGTGTGGACCCGCGCAAGCTGCCCCAGGCGGGTGCCACGCTGAGTGGTCGGATGCGCGAGTACGTGCACCGCTGGGGTCCGGTCGCCCTCACCCCGACCCCGTTCTCGCCCGTCGTCGACGGCGACGTTCTGCCCACCACACCGTGGGAGGCCCTGGCGGGCGGTGCCGCACGCGACGTGGAGCTGATCGCCGGGCACAACCGGGACGAGTACCGTCTCTTCCTCATGCTGGGCGGGATGCTCGGGCGGGTGGACGAGGGTCTGGCTTCGATGGCGCTGGGCCTGTTCGGGCCGACGCCGGACGCCGAGCACGCCTACCGCGCTGCGTTCCCGGACGCCTCGGCGGAGTACCTGTTCGAACTGGTCCAGTCCGACTGGCTGTTCCGCATGCCATCGCTGCACCTGGTGGAGGCCCAGGTGGCCGGTGGCGGCCGGGCGCACATGTACGACCTCACCTGGTCCGCTCCGGCGAACGGCGGCGCTCTCGGTGCCTGCCATGGCCTGGATGTACCGCTGGCCTTCGGTGTGTACGGCGGGCTCGGCGGCATGCTGACCGGACCGGCGCCCTCGCCCGCGACCGAGGCGCTCTCCGCTCGCTTCCGCTCCGCGTGGACCGCGTTCGCGGCCACGGGCGACCCGGGCTGGGCGGCCTACGACAGCGAGCAGCGCCTCGTCCAGGTCCTTGACTCGGAACCGACGGTCGCCGCCTACCCGGAGGAGGCCTCCCGCCGCCTCTGGGAGCGGCACACCTTCGCCGCGTTGCCCTTGACGACGGCGTAG
- a CDS encoding AlbA family DNA-binding domain-containing protein, which yields MARSWTRLHEYLGHPPGPVTYEMVAEAVQRKLGESDDLDWKEALPPVSPVPGQWNEFAKDVAAMTNTRGGLLVYGVSDTVDMVGIDLDKVNDKQLGQLPGVLRPAWKALQAHATVRSITGPGALEPPREDSRASSPRGRVVGNLGGPQVDRRPSAPRHPAMTVTTIEPRHTAVDAAREPGQRQEVALLIAYEPASRPPETAPTDDHAAVWLPEGFLTAT from the coding sequence ATGGCACGTTCATGGACCCGGCTGCACGAATACCTCGGCCACCCGCCGGGGCCGGTGACGTACGAGATGGTCGCCGAGGCCGTGCAGCGCAAGCTCGGCGAGAGTGACGACCTGGACTGGAAGGAGGCCCTTCCGCCCGTCTCACCGGTTCCAGGCCAGTGGAACGAGTTCGCCAAGGACGTCGCCGCCATGACCAACACCCGCGGCGGCCTCCTCGTCTACGGCGTCAGCGACACCGTAGACATGGTCGGCATCGACCTGGACAAGGTCAATGACAAGCAGCTGGGCCAGCTGCCCGGAGTGCTCCGCCCGGCCTGGAAGGCCCTGCAGGCGCATGCGACAGTCCGCTCGATCACTGGCCCAGGGGCGCTCGAACCACCTCGGGAGGATAGCCGGGCGAGTTCGCCACGAGGGCGGGTTGTGGGAAACCTGGGCGGCCCGCAAGTGGACCGCCGGCCGTCAGCGCCACGTCATCCGGCTATGACGGTGACAACTATTGAGCCTCGGCACACCGCCGTCGACGCTGCCCGCGAGCCCGGCCAGCGTCAGGAGGTCGCCCTCCTGATCGCGTACGAGCCTGCGTCACGGCCACCGGAGACGGCTCCCACCGACGACCATGCCGCCGTGTGGCTGCCAGAAGGATTTCTGACCGCAACGTGA
- a CDS encoding ISL3 family transposase translates to MGDVFLQDLWFHQAEGVVIEKAVVEGELVLVRARASAEQAACHACGTSSGRVHSRYVRRLADTAVAGRPVVIELQVRRFRCRDRACRQATFAEQVDGLTFRHGRRSTGLQTVLQRVAVMLAGRAGARLADTLAVRASRSTLLRLIRRLPEPEVHTPRVLGVDEFALRKGHNYGTILVDIDTRRPVDLLPDRTTATVSAWLADHPGVEVICRDRSTAYAEAGRLGAPDAVHVADRWHIWKNLVEAVEKTVIQHRALLRETEETSRVGAAAPGKTPELAPRPSGEPRRSGRLSDRVREQHSAVHALLDDGLGMRPIARRLGLARNTVRRLARAATADELLVGKWTGRSSILDPYKPYLHQRWAEGCTVARRLFEELRERGYPGGESVVKRYVHQLREAFPHDDPPRKHPSVRDVTSWITRRPDRLDDDQGQRLKTILARCPELDRTAEHVRSFAELMNNRHGQQLDQWIERVQADDLPALHAFVTGLGQDLDAVVAGLSLPYSSGAVEGHNNKIKMLKRQMFGRANFDLLRKRVLLAA, encoded by the coding sequence GTGGGTGATGTGTTCCTCCAGGACCTGTGGTTCCACCAGGCCGAAGGCGTTGTGATCGAAAAGGCAGTAGTCGAGGGCGAGTTGGTGCTCGTGCGGGCCCGTGCATCGGCGGAGCAGGCCGCGTGTCACGCCTGCGGGACGTCGTCAGGCCGGGTGCACAGCCGATACGTACGCCGCCTCGCCGACACCGCGGTCGCCGGGCGTCCTGTGGTGATCGAGTTACAGGTCCGGCGGTTCCGCTGCCGTGACCGCGCCTGCAGGCAGGCCACGTTCGCAGAGCAGGTCGATGGCCTGACCTTCCGGCACGGCAGGCGAAGCACCGGGCTGCAGACTGTGCTGCAGCGGGTGGCCGTGATGCTGGCGGGCCGGGCCGGCGCCCGCCTGGCGGACACACTCGCGGTCCGGGCGAGCCGGTCGACACTACTGCGGCTGATACGCCGCCTGCCGGAGCCCGAAGTGCACACGCCGCGGGTGCTGGGGGTGGATGAGTTCGCCCTGCGCAAGGGACACAACTACGGCACGATCCTGGTGGACATCGACACGCGTCGTCCGGTTGATCTGCTGCCCGACCGCACCACGGCCACGGTGTCCGCCTGGCTCGCCGACCACCCCGGCGTCGAGGTGATCTGCCGTGACCGCTCGACCGCATACGCCGAGGCCGGACGGCTCGGCGCCCCGGACGCGGTCCACGTCGCGGACCGGTGGCACATCTGGAAAAACCTCGTCGAGGCCGTCGAGAAGACGGTCATCCAGCACCGCGCCCTGCTGCGCGAGACAGAGGAGACCAGCCGGGTCGGCGCCGCCGCACCCGGGAAGACCCCGGAGCTCGCGCCGCGTCCCTCAGGCGAGCCGCGACGCTCCGGCCGTCTGTCGGACCGGGTGCGCGAACAGCACTCTGCCGTCCACGCCCTGCTCGACGACGGGCTCGGCATGCGGCCGATCGCCCGTCGGCTCGGCCTCGCCCGCAACACCGTGCGCCGCCTGGCCCGAGCGGCCACCGCAGACGAACTGCTGGTGGGAAAGTGGACCGGCCGCAGCAGCATCCTCGATCCCTACAAGCCCTATCTGCATCAGCGGTGGGCCGAGGGCTGCACCGTCGCCCGCCGCCTGTTCGAGGAACTGCGTGAGCGCGGCTACCCCGGCGGCGAGAGTGTCGTGAAGAGGTACGTGCATCAGCTCCGTGAAGCGTTCCCGCACGACGATCCGCCTCGCAAGCACCCTTCCGTGCGAGACGTGACCAGCTGGATCACCCGCCGCCCCGACCGCCTCGACGACGACCAGGGCCAGCGACTCAAGACGATCCTCGCCCGCTGCCCCGAACTCGACCGCACCGCCGAACACGTGCGTTCCTTCGCCGAGTTGATGAATAACCGCCACGGACAGCAACTGGACCAATGGATCGAGCGCGTCCAGGCCGATGACCTGCCCGCCCTGCACGCTTTCGTCACCGGCCTCGGCCAGGACCTCGACGCCGTCGTCGCCGGGCTCAGCCTGCCCTACAGCTCCGGCGCCGTCGAAGGCCACAACAACAAGATCAAGATGCTCAAGCGGCAGATGTTCGGCCGCGCCAACTTCGACCTGCTCCGCAAGCGGGTCCTCCTCGCGGCGTGA
- a CDS encoding beta-ketoacyl-[acyl-carrier-protein] synthase family protein, protein MVKKASAGASDVVVTGLGAVTPLGANVTSSWQGMLEGRSGARVLNEPWAHELPVRIAAPAAVDPAAALPPAQARRMDRVTQLALMAVHEAWADAGLDTATELDTERLSVAVSSTIGVETMLAAHQTLQTKGWKHMSPYAVPSLLPNSSAAQIAIQYGAQGSAHAPVSACASGTEAIGLAADMIRLGRADVVIAGGAEAPIHPFGLGGFAAMRALSRRNDDPQGASRPFAKSRDGFLLGEGAGIVILESQAHARARGARVYGRILGIGMSVDGHRIAQPQPEGLGAAKAITRALADAGLSVTDIAHVNAHATSTPAGDLAEARALHRVCGAHTDQIAVSAPKSMIGHLQSGSGPVEAITTLLALYHRVVPPTLNAEETDDAIGLDIVTGSPRQLPQGPLAALSNSFGFGGHNATLVLAS, encoded by the coding sequence GTGGTAAAGAAAGCTTCCGCCGGAGCGTCGGATGTCGTGGTCACCGGACTCGGAGCGGTCACGCCCCTGGGCGCCAACGTCACCTCCAGCTGGCAGGGCATGCTGGAAGGCCGGTCAGGAGCCCGGGTTTTGAACGAACCGTGGGCCCATGAGTTGCCGGTGCGGATCGCCGCACCCGCGGCCGTGGACCCCGCGGCAGCCCTCCCGCCCGCGCAGGCGCGCCGGATGGACCGCGTCACGCAGCTGGCGCTGATGGCCGTACACGAAGCCTGGGCGGACGCCGGCCTCGATACCGCTACGGAGCTGGACACCGAGCGGCTCTCGGTCGCGGTCTCCTCCACCATCGGCGTAGAGACCATGCTCGCTGCTCATCAGACGCTCCAGACCAAGGGCTGGAAGCACATGTCGCCCTACGCGGTGCCCTCCCTGCTGCCCAACAGCTCGGCGGCGCAGATAGCCATCCAGTACGGCGCCCAGGGCAGTGCCCATGCGCCGGTGAGCGCCTGTGCCTCGGGGACCGAGGCCATCGGGCTGGCGGCGGACATGATTCGCTTGGGCCGGGCCGACGTCGTGATCGCCGGCGGCGCCGAGGCACCGATCCACCCGTTCGGCCTGGGCGGGTTCGCCGCCATGCGTGCCCTTTCCCGACGTAACGACGACCCGCAGGGTGCCTCCCGCCCTTTCGCCAAGAGCCGGGACGGTTTCCTGCTCGGCGAGGGCGCGGGCATCGTGATCCTTGAGTCGCAGGCCCATGCCCGCGCCCGCGGTGCCCGGGTCTACGGCCGGATCCTCGGTATCGGAATGTCTGTCGACGGGCACCGCATCGCCCAGCCGCAGCCCGAGGGACTCGGTGCGGCCAAAGCCATCACCCGGGCGCTCGCCGACGCCGGCCTGTCGGTCACCGACATCGCCCATGTCAACGCCCACGCCACCTCCACACCGGCCGGAGACCTCGCCGAAGCCCGCGCCCTACATCGTGTGTGCGGCGCCCACACCGACCAGATCGCCGTCTCGGCTCCCAAGTCCATGATCGGACACCTGCAGAGCGGCTCCGGCCCCGTCGAGGCGATCACCACCCTGCTGGCCCTCTACCACCGCGTCGTGCCCCCGACCCTCAACGCAGAAGAGACCGACGACGCAATCGGCTTGGACATAGTGACCGGATCACCGCGCCAACTTCCTCAAGGACCACTGGCGGCCCTGAGTAACTCTTTCGGCTTCGGCGGCCATAACGCCACCTTGGTCCTCGCTTCCTGA
- a CDS encoding tetratricopeptide repeat protein, translated as MINLGLRRASSGNREGAAEAFERAATSANPRYNVRGALHLWIVRSELNDRRAADEAYLLAADLCAEDDGSDEEKSVAEKSLKLGTHIAAYQREFVRPARLLLRRSMDSGDSESVPLAAMGLAGLEWQDLEESHGVADASASGAAINRALQRVIDTGHPDYVPVAAEWLAFSSEQSGNIDTARIALRAAMDSHKDSSSLKHACAAALDVGKVCKRKGHAADAITALRFVVENSQKGMAVIAAEQLGEVLAAQGDSEGAREAYQLVLDRTTFPYVVDRVRSALDRL; from the coding sequence TTGATCAACCTGGGGCTCCGACGGGCGAGCAGCGGCAACAGGGAAGGTGCGGCCGAGGCGTTTGAGCGGGCCGCTACCTCCGCCAACCCCCGCTACAACGTTCGTGGGGCGCTGCACCTGTGGATCGTGCGGTCCGAGCTCAATGATCGGCGAGCCGCCGACGAGGCGTATCTGCTGGCAGCCGACCTCTGCGCAGAAGATGACGGCTCCGACGAGGAGAAGTCCGTCGCCGAGAAAAGCTTGAAGCTTGGCACCCACATAGCGGCCTATCAGCGTGAGTTCGTCCGGCCCGCACGTCTGCTCCTTCGTCGAAGCATGGATTCCGGAGACTCGGAGTCCGTGCCGCTCGCGGCGATGGGGCTCGCCGGACTGGAGTGGCAGGATCTCGAGGAGAGCCACGGCGTCGCCGACGCCTCCGCGAGCGGGGCGGCGATTAATCGCGCGTTGCAGCGTGTGATCGACACGGGTCACCCTGATTACGTTCCCGTCGCCGCCGAGTGGCTCGCCTTCAGCAGCGAGCAGTCCGGCAACATCGACACGGCCCGCATCGCGCTACGCGCCGCCATGGACTCCCACAAGGATTCCAGCAGCCTCAAGCACGCCTGTGCTGCCGCGTTGGACGTCGGGAAGGTATGCAAGCGCAAGGGCCACGCGGCGGATGCCATCACCGCGTTGCGGTTCGTTGTGGAGAACAGCCAGAAGGGCATGGCTGTGATCGCCGCCGAGCAGTTGGGCGAAGTGCTCGCTGCGCAGGGTGACAGCGAAGGCGCCCGGGAGGCGTATCAACTTGTGCTGGACAGAACGACCTTCCCGTACGTAGTCGACAGGGTCCGTTCTGCACTCGACCGGCTCTAG
- a CDS encoding DUF6247 family protein gives MSAQPDHAPVTPYAPAPGAPAELLAQLRADRRAERWVPAFEQEWATALEESRRTFSLAALYEVLQEWQGRLASAPAVDAFVASGYDDSEFIDMAELRGRRR, from the coding sequence ATGAGCGCGCAGCCCGACCACGCACCCGTCACCCCGTACGCCCCCGCCCCGGGAGCTCCGGCCGAACTGCTCGCGCAGCTGCGTGCCGACCGGCGTGCGGAGCGGTGGGTGCCGGCTTTCGAGCAGGAGTGGGCGACGGCCCTCGAGGAATCGCGCCGCACCTTCTCCCTCGCCGCGCTGTACGAGGTCCTCCAGGAGTGGCAGGGCCGCCTCGCCTCTGCCCCGGCCGTCGACGCGTTCGTCGCCTCCGGATACGACGACAGCGAGTTCATCGACATGGCGGAGCTCCGCGGGCGGCGCCGGTGA
- a CDS encoding ATP-binding protein, whose translation MSERFEVVPRCGDDPPRVKDASRVGIMRRIAAARLRHRGLEALLDDVMLILSELLTNALLHSGAKEIRLNIAVRDGFLHMAVTDGMPGSATRTYVNDKAESGRGLALVEALVKENGGDWGTSDGGAQTWCTLAVPAKERP comes from the coding sequence ATGAGCGAGAGGTTCGAGGTCGTTCCCCGTTGCGGTGACGACCCGCCTCGAGTCAAGGACGCATCCCGGGTAGGCATCATGCGCCGGATCGCCGCCGCACGGCTCAGACACCGGGGGCTCGAGGCGCTGCTCGATGACGTGATGCTCATACTCTCCGAGCTGCTGACCAACGCCCTGCTGCACAGCGGTGCCAAGGAAATCAGGCTGAACATCGCCGTCCGAGACGGCTTCCTGCACATGGCCGTCACCGACGGTATGCCGGGCAGCGCCACGCGCACGTACGTCAACGACAAGGCTGAGTCCGGGCGCGGCCTCGCCCTGGTCGAGGCCCTAGTGAAGGAGAACGGCGGGGACTGGGGCACCAGCGACGGCGGCGCGCAGACCTGGTGCACTCTCGCGGTGCCGGCGAAGGAGCGACCGTGA
- a CDS encoding ABC transporter permease, translated as MSASGSTPVLTKPAGTATGPGGPGGVGGGRVRRTLDRARTPLRGLAGLAGLVVLLEVLPHTGVVSADYLPPASDMGRALWQMLGEDAFWTALGDTLTGWGLGLAIAVVAGVVAGLVIGSVPVLRAVTASTIEFLRPIPSVALIPVAVLLYGTDLESKLLLVVYASFWQVLVQVLAGMQDVDPVAEDTARSYRMGSWGRVRYVLWPTALPYVMTGVRLAATVALVLTITAELVIGSPGLGNQLAVAQTSGAVPRVYALVLVTGLLGVAVNLVARAVERRVLHWHQSMRREGQR; from the coding sequence ATGAGCGCCTCCGGGAGCACTCCTGTACTGACGAAGCCCGCCGGGACCGCGACAGGTCCCGGCGGGCCGGGCGGGGTGGGCGGTGGCCGCGTGCGGCGCACTCTGGACAGAGCGCGCACCCCGTTGCGCGGACTGGCAGGCCTGGCCGGGCTGGTGGTGTTGCTCGAGGTGCTGCCGCACACCGGTGTCGTCTCCGCCGACTACCTCCCGCCCGCCTCCGACATGGGCCGGGCCCTGTGGCAGATGCTCGGCGAAGACGCGTTCTGGACCGCGCTCGGTGACACCCTCACCGGTTGGGGCCTGGGCCTGGCCATCGCCGTGGTGGCCGGGGTGGTGGCCGGGTTGGTGATCGGATCGGTGCCGGTGCTGCGGGCGGTGACCGCCTCCACCATCGAGTTCCTGCGCCCCATCCCGTCGGTGGCGCTGATCCCGGTGGCGGTGCTGCTCTACGGCACCGACCTGGAGTCGAAGCTGCTGCTGGTCGTGTACGCCTCCTTCTGGCAGGTGCTCGTCCAGGTCCTGGCGGGCATGCAGGACGTCGACCCTGTCGCCGAGGACACCGCCCGCAGCTACCGGATGGGCAGTTGGGGACGGGTGCGGTACGTCCTGTGGCCCACCGCGCTGCCGTACGTGATGACGGGCGTGCGGCTGGCCGCGACCGTGGCACTGGTCCTGACGATCACCGCCGAACTCGTCATCGGCTCGCCCGGCCTGGGCAACCAGCTCGCGGTCGCGCAGACCTCCGGCGCCGTGCCGCGGGTCTACGCCCTGGTCCTGGTCACCGGACTCCTGGGGGTCGCGGTCAACCTGGTGGCCCGGGCGGTCGAGCGGCGGGTACTGCACTGGCACCAATCGATGCGCAGGGAGGGACAGCGATGA
- a CDS encoding ABC transporter substrate-binding protein yields the protein MQRRVLGLAIAVVTVAAAAGCGSSSGAGGSSSSDGDKTTQVKVGIIPIVDVAPLYLGQKKGFFSSRGIDLKMETAQGGAAIIPGVVSGQFQFGFSNTTSLMIAQTKGVPIKSVVNGTASTGDTGKDISGVAVKKDSPIKSAKELAGKTVAVNTLQNIGDTTVREVVRKDGGDPSKVKFVEMPFDQMPAALDGGQVDAAWVGEPALTIAKGQGARVVASPFAETDPNLTIATYFASTKLTQENPDLVKKFTEAVTESLKYASEHPDEARQIVTTYTKIDGEVLKKLTLPTWPAEYDMASLEKLASLGEQDGIFGGKKPDLDALFS from the coding sequence ATGCAAAGGCGCGTTCTCGGGCTTGCCATAGCGGTAGTGACGGTCGCAGCCGCGGCCGGATGCGGATCTTCTTCCGGGGCCGGTGGTTCGTCCTCCTCGGACGGGGACAAGACCACCCAGGTCAAAGTGGGGATCATCCCGATCGTCGATGTGGCACCCCTGTATCTGGGGCAGAAGAAGGGGTTCTTCAGCAGCCGCGGCATCGACCTGAAGATGGAGACCGCTCAGGGCGGTGCCGCGATCATCCCCGGCGTGGTGAGCGGTCAGTTCCAGTTCGGATTCAGCAACACCACGTCGCTGATGATCGCCCAGACCAAGGGTGTGCCGATCAAGTCCGTGGTCAACGGGACCGCCTCCACCGGTGACACCGGCAAGGACATCAGCGGAGTGGCCGTCAAGAAGGACAGCCCGATCAAGTCGGCCAAGGAACTTGCCGGCAAGACGGTGGCGGTGAACACCCTGCAGAACATCGGGGACACCACGGTCCGTGAGGTGGTGCGCAAGGACGGCGGCGACCCCTCGAAGGTCAAGTTCGTCGAGATGCCGTTCGACCAGATGCCGGCCGCGCTGGACGGCGGGCAGGTGGACGCCGCCTGGGTGGGCGAGCCCGCGCTGACCATCGCCAAGGGCCAGGGCGCCCGCGTCGTGGCATCGCCCTTCGCCGAGACCGACCCGAACCTCACCATCGCGACGTACTTCGCCTCCACCAAGCTGACCCAGGAGAACCCCGACCTGGTGAAGAAGTTCACCGAGGCGGTGACCGAGTCGCTGAAATACGCCTCCGAGCACCCGGACGAGGCACGTCAGATCGTCACGACCTACACCAAGATCGACGGCGAGGTGCTGAAGAAGTTGACGCTGCCGACCTGGCCGGCCGAGTACGACATGGCCTCCCTGGAGAAGCTGGCCTCGCTCGGCGAGCAGGACGGCATCTTCGGCGGTAAGAAGCCCGACTTGGATGCCCTGTTCTCATGA
- a CDS encoding DUF6415 family natural product biosynthesis protein, which translates to MTAPATSPGWAHPVRAAELPFAPERLRWVLAKVQKWQPYVDGSVLDGLSAVLDDYTPDEDEVDVNAMRLRGHLMRLVNLAVTAKVVEQDARVDRVVDRARTVRSEELPGDHMKAVGHVRQMAWTLDELLELLLENQCIKEAP; encoded by the coding sequence GTGACGGCACCGGCCACTTCCCCCGGCTGGGCGCACCCCGTGCGGGCGGCCGAGCTGCCGTTCGCCCCGGAAAGACTGCGCTGGGTCCTGGCGAAGGTCCAGAAGTGGCAGCCGTACGTCGACGGCTCTGTGCTCGATGGCCTCTCAGCCGTACTCGACGACTACACGCCGGACGAGGACGAGGTCGACGTGAACGCGATGAGGCTCCGCGGGCACCTGATGCGGCTCGTGAACCTCGCCGTCACCGCCAAGGTGGTCGAGCAGGACGCGCGTGTCGACCGGGTCGTCGATCGGGCGCGCACCGTCCGGTCCGAGGAACTGCCCGGCGACCACATGAAGGCCGTCGGGCACGTCCGCCAGATGGCTTGGACCCTCGACGAGCTGCTCGAGCTCCTGCTGGAGAACCAGTGCATCAAGGAGGCGCCGTGA
- a CDS encoding glycoside hydrolase N-terminal domain-containing protein, translating to MCGAQRLTREGARLTVPGNLNDNQMRFESQLYVTAEGGSVGGTNTKVRVDNSDAVTIVLGAGTNHADKYPAYRGEDPHERVTKVVDRGVQ from the coding sequence GTGTGCGGTGCGCAGCGCCTGACCCGCGAGGGCGCACGGCTGACGGTCCCGGGCAACCTGAACGACAACCAGATGCGCTTCGAGTCCCAGCTCTACGTGACCGCCGAGGGCGGCTCGGTCGGGGGCACGAACACCAAGGTGCGGGTCGACAACTCCGACGCCGTGACGATCGTCCTCGGCGCCGGCACGAACCACGCCGACAAGTACCCGGCCTACCGGGGCGAGGACCCCCACGAGCGAGTGACCAAGGTGGTCGACCGCGGCGTGCAGTAG
- a CDS encoding alpha/beta hydrolase, with product MQLRTGIHLSQLRSGRIPRALAAAAAAVVLITAAGAAAPARAQTDVEVTKDLAYAPAQPPGTQGHLLDLYVPRSAQPVPLVIFSSGSGWLADSGRRGADRVAAQLNPRGFAVAGVAIRSSGQAQFPAQLYDIKGAIRWLRANARTYNLDPHRVAIMGDSSGGWTTAMAAVTGDRPELEGDVGPRGPSSAVQAAVPFYPPTDFLQMDAHMPDDCRVFNSAFGLTDCHSDARSPELLLLGCTITVCPGKVVAANPLTYIGERHTPPFLIFHGEQDPFVPYHQSRLLYDALAAAGEEARLISFPRAGHGPLEDMLTDDETRQGAYQETTRNGHSTPARPVTPTWPTVVSFLEQRLRPVSR from the coding sequence ATGCAGCTACGCACAGGGATACACCTGAGTCAGTTGCGCTCGGGGCGCATCCCTCGGGCACTGGCGGCGGCCGCCGCAGCCGTGGTTCTCATCACGGCTGCGGGGGCCGCAGCCCCCGCCCGGGCGCAGACCGATGTGGAAGTCACCAAGGACCTCGCCTACGCACCCGCCCAACCGCCCGGCACTCAAGGCCACTTGCTGGACCTCTATGTCCCCAGGTCCGCGCAGCCGGTCCCGCTGGTGATCTTCTCCAGCGGCTCGGGCTGGCTGGCCGACAGCGGACGCCGCGGCGCCGACAGGGTGGCCGCACAGCTCAACCCGCGGGGATTCGCCGTCGCGGGCGTGGCGATCCGCTCCAGCGGGCAGGCGCAGTTCCCGGCGCAGCTGTACGACATCAAGGGCGCCATCCGCTGGCTGCGCGCGAACGCCAGAACGTACAACCTGGACCCGCACCGCGTCGCGATCATGGGCGACTCATCGGGCGGCTGGACGACCGCGATGGCCGCGGTCACCGGCGACCGTCCGGAGCTGGAGGGCGACGTCGGCCCGCGCGGGCCGTCCAGCGCTGTCCAGGCGGCCGTGCCGTTCTACCCGCCGACCGACTTCCTGCAGATGGACGCACACATGCCGGACGACTGCAGGGTGTTCAACTCGGCGTTCGGGCTGACGGACTGCCACTCCGACGCCCGCTCACCCGAGTTGCTGCTGCTCGGCTGCACCATCACGGTCTGCCCTGGCAAGGTCGTCGCGGCGAACCCGCTCACCTACATCGGCGAGCGGCATACCCCGCCGTTCCTGATCTTCCACGGCGAGCAGGACCCCTTCGTGCCGTACCACCAGAGCCGCCTGCTCTACGACGCCCTCGCGGCCGCGGGTGAGGAGGCACGACTGATCTCCTTCCCACGAGCCGGGCACGGGCCTCTGGAGGACATGCTCACCGACGACGAGACCCGCCAGGGTGCCTACCAGGAGACCACACGCAACGGGCACAGCACGCCGGCCCGCCCCGTGACTCCGACGTGGCCGACCGTCGTCTCCTTCCTGGAACAGCGGTTGCGCCCGGTGTCCCGCTGA